The nucleotide window GGGCAGCGGAAACGATAACGATCGGGTCTTGCATGGCAGTTCTCCTGTAATCGGTGACCGGTGCCGTCGGCGTTTGCCGCCGGCACCGGGATATCCAATGCTTCAGTCGTTCCGTCGTCCGCGAGCGCTGCAAGGGCTGGCAGGTGCCCGAGGGCACCCGCTAGTGAGGCTAATGCGCTTGAATTACGCGCGCGGATTACGCAGTTCTGCAAATGCCGCGACGCAGCGTTCATACACGCGCGGCAGGGCTTCAAGGCTGTTGACCGACATGCGCAGATCGCGCACCAGACCGTCGCGCAGGCCGTACACCCAGCCATGCACCGTGACCGGCTGGTTGCGGGCCCACGCGTCGCGCAATACCGTCGTGTGGCAGATGTTCACCACCTGCTCGATGGCGTTGAGTTCGCACAGGCGGTCGTGGCGCGCATCGCGCGAGGGCAAGGCGTCGATCTGGTCGAGGTGGCGCTCGTAGACATCGCGCACATGGCGCAGCCAGTTGTCGACGAGACCCATCTTGGCGCCGTCGAGCGCTGCACCCACGCCGCCGCAGCCGTAGTGGCCGACCACCATGATGTGGCGCACCTTGAGCACTTCGATGGCGAATTGCAGCACCGAGAGGCAGTTCAGGTCGCTGTGCACCACCACGTTGGCGATGTTGCGGTGAACGAACACCTCGCCCGGTGCGAGCCCTGTGATCTGGTTGGCCGGGACGCGCGAGTCCGAGCAGCCGATCCACAGATACTCCGGGGCTTGTTGTTTGGCCAATCGCTCGAAAAACGCGGGATCTTCCGCGTTTACGCTGGCAACCCAGGCGCGGTTGTTGTCGAGCAGATGGATCAGGGGTTGGTCTTTGTCTTCAGTCATGATCGTGTCATCCGGTGGGCGTGTCGTGCGCTGTGTGGCGTCATTCGCTCAAGCCACCGCCGCCCGGGCGGGGCGGGCTGTGGCGTGCGTGGCACCGCTGCCGGTGCCGTAGCGATTGACGAAACGCAGCGAGACATCGTACGGATAGAAGTCGTGCATCTGTCCGGCTTGCACCCGTTCCTGATGGCTTTGCCACAGGGCCGGGTCGAAGAAGTCCGGATGATGCTGGCTCAGAGAGTGCCGCACGCGCGGGTCGCCGGTTAAAAACGTCTCAAACGTCTGCGGAAACACGTCGTGCGGGCCTACACGGTACCAGACTTCCCCCGACATCGCCTCTTCTTCGTTACGGGGTTCTGGTACTCGACGGATGTGGCAGTCCGTCAGATATTCCAGTTCGTCGTAATCGTAGAAGACCACCCGGCCGTGGCGGGTCACACCGAAATTCTTGTACAGCATGTCGCCCGGGAAGATGTTCGCCGCCATCAGTTCCTTGACCGCATTGCCGTACTCGCGCATCGCATGATCGATCTCGGCGTCCGACGCGCCTTGGTGCAGCCAGAGATTGAGCGGCGTCATGCGGCGCTCGATATAGCAATGGCGAATCACCAGCGCGTCGCCGTCGATCTCCAGCAGCGACGGCACTTCCGACTGAAGCTCGGCGAGCAGCGCGTCGTCGAAACGCGCGAGCGGAAACGCCACGCTCGAGAACTCCAGCGTATCGGCCATGCGGCCCACGCGATCATGCTGCTTGACCATCAGATACTTCGCCTTCACCTGCTCGCGCGTCGTCTCCTTGGGCGGCGCAAAGCGCTCGCGGATGACCTTGAAGACGTACGGATAGGACGGCAGCGTGAAGACCAGCATCACCAGCCCGCGAATCCCGGGGGCGGTGACGAATTTGTCGCTCGAATGCTTCAGGTGATGCAAAAAATCGCGGTAGAACAGATTTTTTCCGTGCTTTTGCAGGCCGACCGACGTGTAGATCTCCGCCTTCGGCTTGCTCGGCATGATGGTGCGCAGAAACTGCACGTAGGCCGAAGGCACTTCCATGTCGACCATGAAGTACGCGTGCGTGAAGCTGAACACCACACGCAACTCATCGCGGCGCAGCAGCACCGTGTCGAGTGCGAGATACCCGTCGGCGTCGTGCATGATCGGCATCGCGAACGGCGTGGTCACATCGCCGTTGACGATCCGGCCGACGACGTACGCCGCCTTGTTCCGGAAAAACAGCGATGCGAGTACGTGAATCTGGAAATTCGGGGCTTGCTCGAATTCGCCGAATGCTTCGTCGATCGCACGCATCACATAGGCCACATCGCGCGGCAGATCGGCGAACGGGCGCGTGAGCTGAAAGTTCGTGACGATGCGCGAGAGTGTGGCGGCCATGCCGTCCTGCGCCGGGTAGTAGACCCGGTACGTCGGCTTCGCGGCGGGCGCATCGTTCTCGATGTATTCCGTCGCGATAGCAGGCCGCACGAAAATGAAGCGATTGTTGAAGTACGAGCGGTGCAGGATCTTGCAGCAGACCGAGTTGAAGAACGTCTCGGCCAGTTCCGGCTGGCGATGCTCCGTGAGCAACCCAATGTAGTGCAGCTTCACCTGCTGCCAGACATCGTCGTCAAGCGCTTGGGCATCGAAGCGGCTCGCCAGCGTAGCAACGCATTCGCGCACGCGTTCGTCGTAATAGGCGATGCGATTGCGCTGGAGCTTCTGGATGCCGGTGAAGTCACCCGCTTCGAAACATGCCTGTGCCGCCACGCACACCTCGCGAAAGATGCGGTAGTGCTTGTCGAAGCCGTCCAGCATCGTGCGGGCGACGTCGTAAGCGATCTGCGACGACAGGAGTTTCGGAAAGTGATTCATACCGGTCGGGAAGGGCGCAGGGGGCGATCTCCGGCTGATTGTAGCCTTCCGGTCTGCCCCCGTATCGATATGGCGTCGCCCTTGCTATCTCCCTGATATTGCGTGAATTGCCGTGCGTTACATGCGCGTGTTACATGGTTTCCGCGAACAGCTCGCGGCCGATCAGCATGCGGCGGATCTCCGACGTGCCGGCGCCGATCTCGTAGAGCTTCGCGTCGCGCCACAGGCGGCCCACCGGGTATTCGTTGATGTAGCCGTTGCCGCCCAGAATCTGGATCGCTTCGCCGGCCATCCACGTGGCCTTTTCCGCCGTATAGAGAATCACGCCGGCGCAGTCCTTGCGGACCTGACGCACGTGGTCGCTGCCCAGCGAATCGAGCTGACGGCCCACCGCGTACAGATACGCGCGGCTGGCTTGCAGAATCGTGTACATGTCGGCGACCTTGCCCTGAATGAGCTGGAATTCACCGATCGACTGGCCGAACTGCTTGCGATCGTGGATGTACGGCACGACCACGTCCATGGCGGCTTGCATGATGCCCAGCGGACCACCGGCGAGCACGGCGCGCTCGTAGTCCAGACCGCTCATCAGCACCTTCACGCCACCGCCGACCTGACCCAGCACGTTCTCTTCCGGCACTTCCACGTTCTCGAAGACCAGTTCGCCCGTGTGCGAGCCGCGCATGCCGAGCTTGTCGAGCTTTTGCGCGACCGAGAAGCCCTTCATGCCTTTTTCGACGATGAACGCCGTCATGCCGCGTGCGCCCGCTTCCGGGTCGGTCTTGCCGTAGACCACCAGCGTGTCGCAATCCGGGCCGTTGGTGATCCACATCTTGGTGCCGTTGAGTACGTAGCGATCGCCGCGTTTTTCCGCGCGCAGCTTCATGCTCACCACGTCCGAGCCGGCATTCGGTTCGCTCATGGCCAGTGCGCCGACGTGTTCGCCCGAGACCAGCTTCGGCAGGTACTTCGCCTTTTGAGCGGCTGTGCCGTTGCGGTGAATCTGGTTCACGCACAGATTCGAGTGGGCGCCGTATGACAGGCCGACCGAGGCCGAGGCGCGCGAGATTTCTTCCATCGCGATCATGTGCGCGACGTAGCCCATGTTGGCGCCGCCATACTCTTCCGAGACGGTCATGCCGAGCACGCCGAGGTCGCCCATCTTGCGCCAGAGGTCCATCGGGAATTGGTCGGTGCGGTCGACTTCGGCGGCACGCGGAGCGATTTCTTTCGCCGCGAAGTTCGCGACCGAATCGCGCAGCATGTCCAGGTCTTCACCGAGCATGAAGTTGAGGCCGGGCAGCATAGTCATGAGGCAGTCTCCAGAGGGGCGCGTGGCTCGTGGCTCGCGCTTATGTTCGGGTGGTGTTGGGTAGCTTCTAAAGCGGTATTCGGCAGGGTGCGGAAGCGTGGCGCGAGGTCATCGACCTAAGCGACCTAAGCGACGTCTAGCAGGGCCGCCCGAGCCGGTATCAGCGCGTGGGCGGCAGCACGAACAGCGTTTGCTGCATGAGTGCGCACAGCGTCCATTTGCCGTCGTCGATGGCGAAGAGTTCGGCGGTTGCGACGATGAGCGAGCGCCCGGCTTTGACGACCTGACCGCGTCCGACCAGTGTATCGCCCTTGCCCGGCGCGAGAATGTTCAGCTTGTATTCGGCGGTGACCAGCTCGTGCTCGGGCGAAATGCGCGTGTAACCGGCGTAGCCGCCTGCGGAGTCGGCGATTGCGCCGATGACGCCGCCATGGAAGTAGCCGTGCTGCTGGTTGACCTTGTTCGAGAAGGGGAGTGTGATCTCGCAGTGACCATCGGCCAGATGCGTGATTTGTGCACCCCAGTGGGTCATTACGCCTTGCGCATCAAAGCTAGCGCGAATTTTCGCGGCGACGGCATCGTCGAGCGGAGCAGCGTGAGAGACGGAAACGTTCATGGCGATGGGCGGCTTCAAGACCACAGATCGACAAATACTACTTTACGTTAACGTAAACGTAAAGTAGGGACTTTCCAGATCAATGCGAGGTCGCGGGCACCTTCACGCGACGCGAGAGCGTGGGCGGCGCCGACTCGCCGGCCGCCTCAAGCAATGCCAGACACTGCGCTTCGTGCTGGGAGACCTCGTCGAGCGTGGCGTGAAGGTCTTCGAGTTGTTGTTCGAGGACTTCGCGGTGCTGGGCGAGCGTTTCCAGAAACACCTTGAGCTGCGGCACGGTGTCTTTCGGCGATTCGTAGAGATCGAGAATCGTCTTGATCTCGGAGAGGGTCAGACCGAGCCGCTTGCCGCGCAGGGTGAGCTTCAGGCGCGTGCGGTCCTGACCGGTGTACACGCGATGGCGTCCGCCGGGGCCCTCGCGGGCGGGCGTGAGCAGCCCCTGATCTTCGTAGAAGCGAATCGCCCGGGGCGTAATGTCGAACTCGCGTGCGAGGTCGGTGATCGTGTAAGTCAGCATCGGGTTGGCAGGCATGGTGTGGGCGTGGCTATGCGTGGCTAAGCGTGGCGATGGCGTGGCTGCGACGTTTAAGCGGGCGCTTACCATTGCAGATAGAATTGCCGTTTACGTTAGCGTCAAGTTGCATCGTATGCAATCGGTGACGGCGTCTACTTCAAGAACAACAGCACAAGCCCATCTGGAGCGTGGCCCCCGTGAATGCCCTCGAACAACAACTGAATTACCCCTTTGGTGAACTCCTGCCCGACGGCGGTACCGTGCACGAAGTCGTGCCGGGCGTCTTCTGGGTGCGCATGCCCCTGCCATTCGTGCTCGATCACATCAATCTGTGGCTGCTGCGCGACGAGGTAGATGGCGTCAAAGGATGGACGGTTGTCGATTGCGGCATCACGCATCCGCAAATCAAGGCGTACTGGGAGAAGGTGTTCGACACCGCGCTCGGCGGCGAGCCGGTGCTGCGTGTGCTCGTCACGCATTGCCACCCCGATCACCTCGGCCTCGCGCATTGGATCTGCAAGGGCGGCGACAAGCAGCGCTGGGATGCCCGCCTCGCGATGTCGCAGGGCGACTACGCGTGGGGCCGGTTGATGTCGTCGGGCGATAACAACAACAGCTCGAATGCCGGCGGCGAATTTGCCGTGGCGCACTTCATCGCGCATGGCCTCGCCGACGAAGCGATGATCGACCAGATTCGCCATCGCAAGACTTACTTCAGCGATCTCGTACCCGAAGTGCCGTCGCGCTTCTACCGTTTGCGCGATGGCGACACGCTGCGTATCGGTGGCAGCGACTGGCGCATGATTGCGGGCTTCGGCCATTCGCCCGAACACATGGCGCTCTACAGTGAACAGCACAACGTGCTGATTTCTGGCGACATGGTGCTGCCGCGCATCTCGACCAACGTCAGCGTGTTCGACATCGAGCCCGAGGCCAACTCGCTGCAACTGTTCCTCGATTCGCTGGGCGTGTATCTCGATCTGCCGGAAGACTGCCTCGTGCTGCCGTCACACGGCCGCCCGTTCACCGGGTTGCACACGCGTATCCGGCAACTGCGCGATCATCACGACGCCCGTTTGCAGGAAGTGCGTGAGGCGTGCGCCAAGTCGCCGCAAAGCGCGGGCGACATCGTGCCGATCATGTTCCACCGCAAGCTCGATGCACACCAGACCACGTTCGCCATGGGCGAGGCGCTGGCGCATTTGCACATGCTCTGGCGCAAGGGTGAGCTCAAACGCGCACGCGACGAGAAGGGCGTCTGGCGATTCTCGCCGGCGTGACGGCGTAGTGCAGTAACAGCGGCGGTAACAGCGGCGGTAACGAAGCGACGGCCCCATCATCGCGTCGCTTCAAATCGTTGCAGATCGCCTCAATGGCGTGGCAACACGCCGAAGCGTTTTCCTACCGTATCGATCACCACGATATGGTCGAGGAAGGGCGCGTTGCCAATCGTCGGGGCCATGCGATCGTCGTCGCGCAACGTGTAGGCCAGCGTCACGTGCACCGCTTGCCCGCCGACCGTCAGCGCGAGGTCGGTGCGCTTGGGCAGCATCACCAGCGGATTCCCCCAAGCAGGCACCGTAATCGGCACGGGCCGGTCGTCCGCCGTGGCGGTGTCCGGGATCAGTGCCCATTGATCCGGCGGCACCACCAGCTCGAACATGCTGCTCCCTGTATCGAAGATCGCCAGCCCGCTGAATGCCGGGGCAGCATAGTCCACCAGAATCTTGTCGCGCAGGTTGCCTGCGCTTTCCCGATATCGCGAGAAATGCGCGGGCCATCGTGCGCTCAACGCGTCCGTTTGTTCCGGGTTCAGCCAGTAGATACGTTGCTCGCGATAGTCGATCGCGATGGCCATCCCGCGCGTGAACGCGTAGCCGAGCGTACCGATCAACGGAGGCTCTTCCGGCGAGCGCGGCGCACTTCCCAATGCGGGGCGAGCTTCGAACGAGACTGGCATGCGCAGCCCACTGTCGAAGATGAGCGCCATTTCCGCGGGTAACTTCGACGAGGTGGATAACGCATCGTCAGCCACCCCCAACACCGGACCGGCGGCTCGCCCATAGAGCAGATTCGCCGGTGCCCCCGTATCCCATTGAAAACGCACACGCTGACCGGTGGCGGCCAGCGTCGCCTCGATAAAGATGGCGGTGCGCTCGTGAACCTTCCCGTCCAGTCGCGCAGACGCAAACTTGAAGGGCAGCCAATCCTGATACTCGAACATGGGGGCAGACGTCTCAGTGCCGGGCGCGGGGGCGGCGGCCAAAAAGAAAACCCCGCTGTCGCGGGCGCGAGAGCGGGGTATCGGGTCGACAACGAATGTCAGTCATCGCAGTGGCGGCGCTGGCATCGCGCTGGCGGCAATCAAGCGTGCTGCGCTGCCGACGGAATGTGACGGCCATCGCGGCCGAGCAGTCCGTACGTGACGAGGCTGATCGCCACGGTGAGCAGGATGTAGTACGCCGGGGCCAGCTCGTTTTGCGTCGCCTTGATCAGATACGTGATCCAGAACGGCGCCAGACCGCCGAAGAGCATGACCGACACGTTGTAGAGAATCGACACGCCCGTCGAGCGCACACCCACCGGGAACACTTCGGTGACGGCCGTCGGGAATGCGCCCCACACGAAGCCCATGCAAACGGCCGGCAGAATCTGCGCGAGCAGCAGGTTGCCCATCGACGGCGCGCCATGCAGGCGCGTGAACATCCAGAACGACACCAGCCCGTAGAGCAGCACGAACAGCAGAATCAGCGGCTTGCGGCCCACACGGTCCGAGATCCAGCCCGTGAGCGGGCACATGAACGCGATCAGCATGGCGGCGACAAACGTCGACAAGCTTGCCGCGCCCTGCGACAGACCGAGTTGCTTCACGGCGTAAATCGGCGTGTAAATCAGCGTGACGTAGAACGACGTCGTCGCAGCCACCGTCAGGCCGAAGCCGGCGATCAGCGAGCGATAGTGATTCGCGAACACTTCGGCGAGCGGCGTGCGGCGCGTGGGTTCACGCACGGCGGCGTAGGCGAGGAACTCCGGCGATTCCGTCATGCGGCGGCGAATGTAGAAACCCACCGGACCGATCAGAATCCCGAACAGGAACGGCAGACGCCAGCCCCACGATTCCAGCGCTTCTTTCGTCAGCCCCGTGTTGAGCAGATACGCACACAGCCCGGCGAGCGCGACGGCCAGCGCTTGCGAGCACATCTGGAAGCTACCGTAGAAGCCACGCAGGTGCGGCGGCGAGAACTCGATCAGCATGGCCGTCGAGCCACCGAATTCACCCCCGGCGGAGAAGCCCTGAATCACGCGTGCCAGCAGAATCAACAGCGGTGCTGCAAAGCCGATGGTCGCGTAGGTCGGGGCGATCCCGATCAGGCCGGTGCCCAGCGCCATGAGCAGCACCATGACCGACAGCGCCGATTTGCGGCCCGCATGGTCGGCGTAGAGACCAAAGGCAATACCGCCGATGGGACGGAAGAAGAACGCGACACCGAGTGACGCCACGCTCGCGAGCAGCGAGTTGGTGTCGTCAACGGCAGGGAAGAACAGTTTTGCAATGACGACGGCGAAAAGGCCGTAGACGGTGAAGTCGAACCACTCGAATGCGTTGCCCAGCGTAGACCCGATCACAGCCTTGCGTCGCAGCGCCGGATCGATAACCGGCGTGCCGGTGGGGGTTGCCTGCATGTGCCTCTCCTGCTCTTGGTTGGGAGCGCCGCACTTGGAAGCCTCACCCGGCAGCATCCGCGCGCCGGTATGGCCTTCTCTCGGGTGGCGGCAAAACCGTTCAGTGACGTGTGTGACCTCTGTTTGAGTGACTTATCCACTCTAGCGCAGGTACGCGACGCACCACAACGGGTCAATATTCCGCTGGCGGGAGGCTGTTTCAGGGATGAGACGCGGGGAGAGGCGAGGGGGCGGGCGCCAAGCCGCATAAGGCAGCGCCCGCGTGTGAGCGCTGGCTCAGGAAGGATCGGTGTCCGTTTTCGACGCGGCTTGCGTGTCATCCGCCGCTTTCTGCCGATCTGCCATACGCGGCTTGCGTGGGGCTTTGGCGAAGGCCATGTCATAAAGCCAGCGCGGCAGGCACTTCAGCAGGCAGGCCACCACGCCCATCTGCCACGGCAGCACGACAAAGCGCTTGCGCCGCGCAATGGCACTGGCGGCCTTGCGCGCGAACTTGCCGGCATCCATCAGGAACGGCATCGGGAACGGATTGCCGTCGGTCATGGGCGTTCGGATGTAGCCCGGTGCGATCGTGACCACGGCGACCTTGTCGGCGCGAAGTTCCACTCGCAGGCTCTCCAGATACGTCATCGCCGCGGCTTTTGACGCGCTGTACGCGCCGTGCCCGGGCAGGCCGCGTACGCCCGCCACGCTGCCGATACCCACGAGTGCGCCACGTTTCACTGCGCGCATGGGGCCGACAAACGGGCTGAACGTCGCGACCATCGCCATCCAGTTCGTGTCCATGACGGACGCGAAATGGGGCAGGTCGGCGGGGTCTTCCGTGTTCACGCCGTGGCTGATGCCGGCGTTGGCGATCACGATATCCGGCGTGCCATGGCGTGACATGAAGTCTTCGGCTGCGGCGCGCAATGCGACGGCGTCGCGCACGTCGAGCGCATAGCAATGTACGGCGTGTGGATGCGGCAGCGTGGCGGCCAGATCGGCGAGCTTGTCGCCGCGCCGGCCCACCAGCCCGAGAATGGCGCCCTCGGCGGCGTAGTGCCGCGTGAGCGCCTCGCCCAGCCCGCTGGAGGCGCCCGTAATGAAGACCTTCGGTGATGCAGTATGTGTCGCCATGAACGCAAAAGCCCGGCCGGAGCCGGGCTTTGTGAGGCGCGAAGCTTAGAGCTTCTTCGCGCGGATCTGATTGATGATCGAATCGGCCGTCTTGAGGGCTGCGTCGAACGTCTGCTGCTCGGTCGTGGCCGGCTTGCCGGCCTTTTGCAGCGCGTCGCCCGAGGTGGCCGGCGAGACGAGGTACTTACCCTGAATCGCGATCGTCGGCACGCCGTCGATCTTGTAGTCCTGCCACGTCTTGTTGGCGTTCTTCACGTTGGTTTGCGTGGAGAATCCGTTGTACGCGTCGAGATACTTCTGTTTGTCGATGCCGAACTGCGAGAGGAAGTCGGCTTGCGTTTGTGCGGTCAGCAGGTAGTTGTGCTTGACGTGGATTTCGTTGAAGACCTTCGGCGTGAGTTCGCCTTCCTTGCCCAGCGCGGTCAGCGCATAGAACATGCGCGTGTGCGGCTCGAAGCGGTCCTGGAAGGCCACCGGCACGCGTTTAAACACGACGTCCTTGCCCTGCGCCTTGACCCACTTTTCAAGCGTCGGCTCGAGCGCATTGCAATGCGGGCAGCCGTACCAGAAGAATTCGGTCACTTCGATCTTGCCGGCCCCCGCCGAAAGCGGTTGCTGCGGAATCGCCAAATAGTCGGTCCCCGCGACCGGCGCTTCAGGCGAGGCCACGGCCGCACCCGAGAGAAACCCGAAAGAAATCAGAACGGCACCAAGAAGTTTTTTCATGATCGTTGTTTAGGAGTGAAGCAGGCGCGCCAGCGCTGGTGTAGCGACGCTTCTGCGAAACCATAGCCCGGAATGAGGGGGAACAGGCCCTAAGGCACATTCGCCACTGCGTATGACCGGGCGGCATTCGCCGGGTTCAACGCGTCGAGTGTGTCGAGTGTGCCAAATTCCCCCCGCATGATGGGGCATTTTGCGACGACTTGCTGTACCGGCATGCGCTCGCGACCGGCCTGACAGATGACTTCGGCGATCGGAACACAAGCGGCGTTGCGACAGGCGCAACGCCGCTTGCATTCGTTCATTGCTTCGTGAAACGGATGACTGCCGTGTCGTAGCCGCCGTCTTGCAGGCGTTGACGCACGTGGTTCATCTCGTCGAGCTTGCCGTACGGGCCAAGGCGCACGCGGAACAGCGTGAGGCCGTTGGCGTCGCGCTGCGTCACCTTCGCTTCAAAGCCCGACAGGGCCAGCTTGGCACGCAGTTGCTCGGCGTCGTTTTGCGACTTGAACGCACCCACTTGCAGGTAATAACCCGTGCTGGCGTTATCCGTGGCGCTGGCCGGGGGCGTCGTCGGCGGTGCGACCGGGACGGTCGACTTGCCGTTCAGGATGTCGGCCGGCGAGGGCTTGGCCGGCGGGGTGGCCGGCGTGGCCGGCACGGCCGGTGCCGTGGCTTCAGGTGTGGCGGGCGTAACCGTCGTGCCCGGGACGAGCGGCGACGTGACGGCCGGCTGCGACGCGGTATCCGGCGTCACTGTGCCCGGGGTGCCCGGCAGCGGGGTTCGCGGCTGGAGCGACTTGTTCGGATCGGGCGGCTGCGCGGCCGGCGAATTGTCGGCAGGGCGCGGCGGCGTCTTTTCGACGAACGGGGTCGGCGTCTTCGTAATGTAGAGCGCAACAACGACGGCAACGGCCAGCCCAACGATCAGGCCGAGCACGATGCCCAGGAATGTGCCGCCCCGCTGGCGGGGCTGACGACGTTTGTTTGCCATCGAGTCGATTCCGTCCTTACAGAGTTCCGTTGCGTTTCCGGTTCGGAGTGGTTGGAGTTACATCTTGGCCGGTGCAGACACACCCAGCACGGCCAGACCGTTGCGCAGCACCTGACGCGTGGCCGCGAGCAACGCGAGGCGCGCATGCTTGACGGTTTCGTCGTCGACCAGCACGCGGTCCGAGTTATAGAACGAGTGGAACGCGCCCGCGAGATCGCGCAGATAGAACGCCACCGCGTGCGGGGCCAGTTCTTCGGCGGCACGCGTGAGCATGTCCGGATACTCGGCGAGCAGTTGCAGCAACGCGAGGGCGCGCTCGCTGTCGAGCGGCGACAGATCGACGTTCGCCAGCTGCGCTTCGTCACCGCCCCACTGCGTCAGGATCGAGCAGATACGGGCGTGCGCGTACTGCACGTAATACACCGGGTTCTCGTCGTTCTGCTTGAGCGCGAGATCCACGTCGAACACGAATTCGGTGTCGGCCTTGCGCGAAATCAGGAAGAACCGCACGGCGTCGCGGCCACGGCGCAGCGCGTCTTCACGGGCGGCCGGGTCGGTGACCGGCGTCTCGGCCGTGATGCCGCCCGACCATTCGATCAGGTCGCGCACGGTCACGTAGCTGCCCGCACGCTTGGAGATCTTCACCTCTTCGCCGTTGCGCATGACGGTGACCATCTTGTGCAGCACGTAGTCGGGGTACCCCTTCGGAATACCGATGCCGAGCGCTTGCAGACCGGCGCGCACGCGGGCGATGGTGCCGTGGTGGTCCGAGCCCTGCACGTTGATGACCTGATGGAAGCCGCGATCCCACTTGCGTGTGTGATACGCCACGTCGGGCACGAAGTACGTGAACGTGCCGTCGGACTTGCGCATCACGCGGTCCTTGTCGTCACCGTAGTCGGTCGT belongs to Pandoraea norimbergensis and includes:
- a CDS encoding SPOR domain-containing protein, with the protein product MANKRRQPRQRGGTFLGIVLGLIVGLAVAVVVALYITKTPTPFVEKTPPRPADNSPAAQPPDPNKSLQPRTPLPGTPGTVTPDTASQPAVTSPLVPGTTVTPATPEATAPAVPATPATPPAKPSPADILNGKSTVPVAPPTTPPASATDNASTGYYLQVGAFKSQNDAEQLRAKLALSGFEAKVTQRDANGLTLFRVRLGPYGKLDEMNHVRQRLQDGGYDTAVIRFTKQ